Proteins encoded in a region of the Onychostoma macrolepis isolate SWU-2019 chromosome 20, ASM1243209v1, whole genome shotgun sequence genome:
- the si:ch211-63o20.7 gene encoding serine/threonine-protein kinase pdik1l-B-like encodes MDDIYTLQQEVGRGSYGVVFKGRVTETGWWGEKGDTVAIKRLPCCSPESIELYLQELWAMRITARNHPNVIALYNCLLQTGPRTLQPLKSGRLPLDLVESALKGRVVDKDSKTQLRNSSRSKRRLMSTEEVPRRCFALWLVMEYCEGGDLSQYILSRPPDAECNYAVVQQLGSAIAFLHEHGIVHRDIKPDNVLVCLTKTGPVMKVADFGLSKMVDNPTDGVQSRLALSSTCGSDFYMAPEVWAGRSYTAQADIFSLGVLFWAVLERITFLEDGSNQEQLGAYVMRGRWLLPLGEALCQNPDLQLIIPMRARRAPPLPLPPNPIMCELLMDMLDSDPDLRPTADQLAKRVRRAIEVH; translated from the exons ATGGATGATATCTACACTTTGCAACAGGAAGTGGGACGAGGCAGCTATGGAGTGGTCTTCAAGGGACGTGTAACAGAGACTGGCTGGTGGGGCGAGAAGGGCGACACGGTGGCCATTAAACGTCTACCATGTTGTAGCCCAGAGAGTATAGAGCTCTACCTGCAGGAACTGTGGGCTATGAGAATCACAGCCCGAAACCACCCCAATGTTATCGCTCTATACAACTGCCTCTTACAGACTGGACCTAGAACACTGCAACCCCTGAAATCAGGGAGGCTCCCTTTGGATTTAGTGGAGAGTGCTCTCAAAGGGAGAGTGGTGGACAAAGACTCAAAAACCCAACTGAGGAATTCCTCCAGGTCAAAGCGGAGGCTGATGTCCACAGAGGAGGTTCCCAGGCGCTGCTTTGCCCTTTGGTTGGTGATGGAGTACTGTGAAGGAGGGGATTTGAGCCAGTACATCCTATCCAGGCCGCCGGATGCTGAGTGCAACTATGCAGTGGTTCAACAACTTGGCAGTGCCATTGCGTTCCTGCACGAGCATGGAATAGTGCACCGTGATATAAAGCCAGATAATGTTCTTGTCTGTCTTACTAAAACAGGACCGGTCATGAAG GTGGCAGACTTTGGCCTCAGTAAGATGGTGGACAATCCTACAGATGGTGTTCAGAGTAGACTGGCTCTTTCCTCTACCTGCGGCTCAGACTTCTATATGGCTCCAGAAGTTTGGGCAGGTCGTAGTTATACAGCCCAGGCTGACATCTTTTCTCTGGGTGTGCTTTTCTGGGCTGTGCTGGAGAGAATCACTTTCCTAGAGGATGGCAGCAATCAAGAACAACTGG GTGCATATGTAATGCGAGGCCGCTGGCTCCTCCCGTTAGGTGAGGCTCTGTGTCAGAATCCCGACCTGCAGTTGATCATCCCTATGAGGGCACGACGTGCTCCGCCACTGCCACTGCCTCCAAACCCTATTATGTGCGAGCTGCTGATGGACATGCTAGATTCTGACCCTGACCTCCGGCCCACGGCAGACCAGCTGGCGAAGAGGGTCCGGCGTGCCATAGAGGTGCACTGA
- the pnocb gene encoding prepronociceptin b: protein MKTPFWTLLLLCLCSSGHSDCQGDCLTCGLILPEHQAFNTLVCILECEAQASPALTWDLCYQAAGLNQLPLPLQEEKTSKRSDDEAEPLATVSIENDNGVEYTEALERFRHAAQALRSQQPSEEEISYDPDLDPRTEEDQDGVGVGEEKSGEAAVSISKRFGGFMKGRHGFRKLVSSGRPLQKRYGGFIGIRKSARKWNNQKRVSQLLRQYLSLTGRSGRSGHISNLSTRIRRQNEV from the exons ATGAAGACCCCATTTTGGACCCTGCTGCTCTTATGCTTGTGCTCCTCGGGTCACAGCGACTGCCAAGGGGACTGTTTAACCTGTGGACTCATCCTACCTGAACACCAAGCGTTTAATACATTG GTATGTATCCTGGAATGTGAGGCACAGGCATCTCCTGCATTGACCTGGGATTTGTGTTACCAGGCAGCAGGTCTGAACCAGCTTCCACTACCATTACAGGAGGAGAAAACATCAAAGCGCTCTGATGATGAAGCGGAGCCTCTGGCCACAGTGAGCATAGAAAATGACAATGGTGTTGAGTATACTGAGGCTTTGGAGCGGTTTCGACACGCCGCGCAAGCGCTCCGCAGCCAGCAGCCTTCAGAGGAGGAAATTTCATATGACCCGGACCTTGACCCGAGGACAGAGGAGGACCAGGATGGTGTAGGTGTAGGAGAAGAGAAGAGCGGTGAAGCAGCCGTAAGCATATCCAAGCGATTTGGAGGCTTTATGAAAGGTCGTCACGGTTTCCGGAAGTTGGTGAGCTCTGGAAGGCCTTTGCAGAAACGCTACGGTGGCTTCATAGGGATAAGGAAATCGGCCCGCAAGTGGAACAACCAGAAGCGTGTGAGTCAGCTACTGAGGCAGTACCTGAGCTTGACTGGTCGCTCGGGGCGTTCAGGTCACATCAGCAACCTCTCCACCAGAATCCGAAGACAGAATGAAGTTTAA
- the znf395b gene encoding zinc finger protein 395b isoform X2: MAAVGSRAGLETISMCTEGQDGLVYMQCCGQGEGVGVQKKLNAGTEWSADVNAQQTNLLSFPRSSGVDLPYSPESVEMDEIMAAMVLTSLSCSPVVQSPPQRDLLPGDMECCGGELSDSGSSGYWSWDHGNVSPAPSPSVTEMDRSLGQPTDEGLHMELDQAACEEPEARRCKSLSRGAYRCLWPGCGKVLTSRVGMKRHIRILHLGGGSEQSHREEDFYYTEVSSEDEETAPPSPAPSFSSGAWTSCSSTQSQSTPGPQDTPVQSSPLSQSAPSSVWQIHTEHLYQACAPIQVTVSPGSPTFCSWTPSGDVQQKPQIPASRSRSVSVGEQWLQRNSTPTRSQTMSASPSRGHCSFRKGRGEAKKCRKVYGVERRDQWCTACRWKKACQRFPD, encoded by the exons ATGGCAGCGGTGGGATCCAGAGCAGGACTAGAAACAATATCAATGTGCACAGAAGGGCAGGACGGATTG GTCTACATGCAGTGTTGTGGCCAGGGAGAAGGGGTGGGTGTGCAGAAGAAGCTGAATGCAGGGACAGAGTGGTCAGCCGATGTAAACGCACAGCAAACAAACCTTCTATCCTTCCCACGGTCTTCCGGAGTGGACTTACCTTACAG TCCTGAGTCGGTGGAGATGGATGAGATCATGGCTGCAATGGTGCTCACCAGTCTGTCCTGCAGTCCAGTGGTCCAAAGCCCCCCGCAGAGGGACCTCCTACCAG GGGACATGGAGTGTTGTGGAGGTGAGCTGTCTGACAGCGGCAGCAGTGGTTACTGGAGCTGGGACCACGGCAATGTCAGCCCAGCCCCTTCTCCATCGGTCACCGAGATGGACAGGAGCCTGGGCCAACCGACAGATGAAGGACTGCACATGGAGCTGGACCAAGCCGCATGTGAGGAGCCGGAGGCCAGGAGGTGCAAG AGCTTGAGCAGGGGAGCATACAGGTGTCTGTGGCCTGGCTGCGGGAAAGTGCTGACATCACGGGTTGGAATGAAACGGCACATTCGAATTCTTCACCTGGG TGGGGGCTCAGAGCAGTCTCATAGGGAGGAAGACTTCTACTACACAGAGGTCTCCTCTGAAGATGAGGAAACTGCACCTCCGTCTCCTGCTCCATCCTTCTCCAGCGGAGCCTGGACCTCCTGCAGCTCCACACAAAGCCAGTCCACCCCAGGACCCCAAGATACTCCAGTCCAGTCAAGCCCACTCAGCCAATCAGCTCCAAGCAGCGTGTGGCAGATCCACACTGAACATCTCTATCAG GCCTGCGCACCCATTCAGGTGACGGTCTCTCCAGGCTCGCCCACCTTTTGTAGCTGGACCCCATCTGGTGACGTCCAGCAGAAACCTCAG ATTCCAGCATCTCGCAGCCGGTCAGTGAGTGTTGGAGAACAATGGCTACAGAGGAACAGCACCCCCACCAGATCACAGACAATGAGTGCATCTCCCTCCAGAGGGCACTGTTCATTCAG GAAGGGCCGAGGTGAGGCCAAAAAGTGCCGAAAAGTGTACGGCGTGGAGCGTAGGGACCAATGGTGCACTGCCTGCCGCTGGAAGAAAGCCTGTCAGCGGTTCCCAgactaa
- the znf395b gene encoding zinc finger protein 395b isoform X1, producing the protein MAAVGSRAGLETISMCTEGQDGLVYMQCCGQGEGVGVQKKLNAGTEWSADVNAQQTNLLSFPRSSGVDLPYRSPESVEMDEIMAAMVLTSLSCSPVVQSPPQRDLLPGDMECCGGELSDSGSSGYWSWDHGNVSPAPSPSVTEMDRSLGQPTDEGLHMELDQAACEEPEARRCKSLSRGAYRCLWPGCGKVLTSRVGMKRHIRILHLGGGSEQSHREEDFYYTEVSSEDEETAPPSPAPSFSSGAWTSCSSTQSQSTPGPQDTPVQSSPLSQSAPSSVWQIHTEHLYQACAPIQVTVSPGSPTFCSWTPSGDVQQKPQIPASRSRSVSVGEQWLQRNSTPTRSQTMSASPSRGHCSFRKGRGEAKKCRKVYGVERRDQWCTACRWKKACQRFPD; encoded by the exons ATGGCAGCGGTGGGATCCAGAGCAGGACTAGAAACAATATCAATGTGCACAGAAGGGCAGGACGGATTG GTCTACATGCAGTGTTGTGGCCAGGGAGAAGGGGTGGGTGTGCAGAAGAAGCTGAATGCAGGGACAGAGTGGTCAGCCGATGTAAACGCACAGCAAACAAACCTTCTATCCTTCCCACGGTCTTCCGGAGTGGACTTACCTTACAG AAGTCCTGAGTCGGTGGAGATGGATGAGATCATGGCTGCAATGGTGCTCACCAGTCTGTCCTGCAGTCCAGTGGTCCAAAGCCCCCCGCAGAGGGACCTCCTACCAG GGGACATGGAGTGTTGTGGAGGTGAGCTGTCTGACAGCGGCAGCAGTGGTTACTGGAGCTGGGACCACGGCAATGTCAGCCCAGCCCCTTCTCCATCGGTCACCGAGATGGACAGGAGCCTGGGCCAACCGACAGATGAAGGACTGCACATGGAGCTGGACCAAGCCGCATGTGAGGAGCCGGAGGCCAGGAGGTGCAAG AGCTTGAGCAGGGGAGCATACAGGTGTCTGTGGCCTGGCTGCGGGAAAGTGCTGACATCACGGGTTGGAATGAAACGGCACATTCGAATTCTTCACCTGGG TGGGGGCTCAGAGCAGTCTCATAGGGAGGAAGACTTCTACTACACAGAGGTCTCCTCTGAAGATGAGGAAACTGCACCTCCGTCTCCTGCTCCATCCTTCTCCAGCGGAGCCTGGACCTCCTGCAGCTCCACACAAAGCCAGTCCACCCCAGGACCCCAAGATACTCCAGTCCAGTCAAGCCCACTCAGCCAATCAGCTCCAAGCAGCGTGTGGCAGATCCACACTGAACATCTCTATCAG GCCTGCGCACCCATTCAGGTGACGGTCTCTCCAGGCTCGCCCACCTTTTGTAGCTGGACCCCATCTGGTGACGTCCAGCAGAAACCTCAG ATTCCAGCATCTCGCAGCCGGTCAGTGAGTGTTGGAGAACAATGGCTACAGAGGAACAGCACCCCCACCAGATCACAGACAATGAGTGCATCTCCCTCCAGAGGGCACTGTTCATTCAG GAAGGGCCGAGGTGAGGCCAAAAAGTGCCGAAAAGTGTACGGCGTGGAGCGTAGGGACCAATGGTGCACTGCCTGCCGCTGGAAGAAAGCCTGTCAGCGGTTCCCAgactaa
- the LOC131526659 gene encoding uncharacterized protein LOC131526659 isoform X2, whose translation MAPVEEGQVSWLSGCSSSLQISIVSALFIIIYVTVYSLCTSCFSISDSVSPRHLYRRERKNIPSAPQQNKLPESQSVEYMPDAKDLTDHIYSLVEAQLNEENPYECISEPPLQPPSDKAEGVNESPSPTMTKPDDNHFVSALNKPVNKQAVEQPHALPQHLTDSEQTAVYAAVNWKTKSQKNVAPLFQMDTVVDMSDIAKEAVPPIPDKHF comes from the exons ATGGCTCCTGTTGAGGAGGGCCAGGTCAGCTGGTTATCAGGTTGTTCTTCCTCCCTTCAGATTAGCATTGTGTCAGCCCTCTTCATCATCATTTATGTGACAGTCTACAGCCTTTGTACAAGCTGTTTCAG TATATCTGACAGTGTTTCACCCAGGCATTTGTACAGAcgagaaagaaaaaatattccATCTGCACCTCAACAAAAC AAACTACCTGAGTCCCAGAGTGTTGAATATATGCCAGATGCCAAGGATCTAACTGATCATATATACTCACTCGTGGAGGCTCAACTGAATGAGGAAAATCCTTATGAGTGCATTAGTGAGCCTCCATTACAGCCTCCATCTGACAAAGCTGAAGGGGTGAATGAGAGCCCTTCCCCAACAATGACAAAGCCTGATGATAATCACTTTGTCTCAGCCCTCAACAAACCAGTAAACAAGCAGGCAGTGGAGCAGCCTCATGCTTTACCTCAACATCTGACCGACTCAGAACAGACTGCTGTCTATGCTGCAGTGAACTGGAAAACCAAGAGTCAGAAGAACGTAGCACCTCTGTTTCAAATGGATACTGTGGTTGATATGAGTGATATTGCTAAGGAGGCTGTCCCTCCTATTCCAGACAAACATTTCTAG
- the LOC131526659 gene encoding uncharacterized protein LOC131526659 isoform X1, with the protein MTGSEAQLTKCMSRSMNNINVCVVVRKEKTCLSSPVLLCLCKPQRWTDNIMFACRDHAKNIRKINRMQGGCASVTFEIVTFLFVVSSISDSVSPRHLYRRERKNIPSAPQQNKLPESQSVEYMPDAKDLTDHIYSLVEAQLNEENPYECISEPPLQPPSDKAEGVNESPSPTMTKPDDNHFVSALNKPVNKQAVEQPHALPQHLTDSEQTAVYAAVNWKTKSQKNVAPLFQMDTVVDMSDIAKEAVPPIPDKHF; encoded by the exons ATGACAGGTTCAGAAGCACAACTCACCAAGTGCATGTCACGCAGCATGAATAACATTAATGTTTGTGTTGTTGTAAGAAAAGAAAAGACCTGTTTGTCATCTCCGGTACTTTTGTGTTTATGCAAACCACAAAGATGGACTGATAACATCATGTTTGCATGCAGAGACCATGCAAAAAATATCAGGAAAATAAACAGGATGCAAGGTGGATGTGCATCTGTAACATTTGAAATAgtgacttttctttttgttgtctCCAGTATATCTGACAGTGTTTCACCCAGGCATTTGTACAGAcgagaaagaaaaaatattccATCTGCACCTCAACAAAAC AAACTACCTGAGTCCCAGAGTGTTGAATATATGCCAGATGCCAAGGATCTAACTGATCATATATACTCACTCGTGGAGGCTCAACTGAATGAGGAAAATCCTTATGAGTGCATTAGTGAGCCTCCATTACAGCCTCCATCTGACAAAGCTGAAGGGGTGAATGAGAGCCCTTCCCCAACAATGACAAAGCCTGATGATAATCACTTTGTCTCAGCCCTCAACAAACCAGTAAACAAGCAGGCAGTGGAGCAGCCTCATGCTTTACCTCAACATCTGACCGACTCAGAACAGACTGCTGTCTATGCTGCAGTGAACTGGAAAACCAAGAGTCAGAAGAACGTAGCACCTCTGTTTCAAATGGATACTGTGGTTGATATGAGTGATATTGCTAAGGAGGCTGTCCCTCCTATTCCAGACAAACATTTCTAG
- the paqr8 gene encoding membrane progestin receptor beta: protein MSSGVLARLSTLTLSMQQLGQLPHFSNWLPRLPLPQATVHASDVPSLFREPYILSGYRPMHQEWRSYFCSLFQCHNESLNVWTHLMVIPAILLQFSLLAGTWGLTLNMASLPLFLYVLSSLTYLSFSVAAHLLQSHSELAHYSLFFVDYVGVAIYQYGCSLGHYFYCSDPVWRHSLVGVVFLPGAAVLAWVSCTSSCYAKFRYRRPYPLRRKIYQIIPTSLAYMLDISPVAHRLVTRSWDEPVLVFHALQVVFFMLAALFFSCPFPERFFPGRCDIVGHGHQIFHIFLAMCTMCQLEAMFRDFLVHRQSVVDVHGEHVIMLAGGLFFLLLLCSVLTAVLMREAVQRQLKKKD, encoded by the coding sequence ATGTCAAGTGGAGTATTGGCTCGTCTGAGTACGTTGACTTTGAGTATGCAGCAGCTGGGTCAGTTACCACACTTCTCGAACTGGTTGCCCCGTCTACCTTTACCTCAAGCCACCGTACACGCCTCTGATGTGCCGAGCCTGTTTCGTGAGCCCTACATCTTGTCGGGCTATCGTCCGATGCATCAGGAATGGCGGAGCTACTTTTGTAGCCTCTTTCAATGCCACAATGAGTCGCTCAATGTATGGACACACCTGATGGTAATCCCTGCCATTCTACTCCAGTTTTCTTTACTTGCAGGGACATGGGGGCTGACGCTCAACATGGCGTCTTTGCCTCTGTTTTTGTACGTGTTGTCGTCACTTACCTACCTCAGTTTCAGCGTGGCCGCCCATCTGCTGCAGTCACACTCTGAACTAGCCCATTACTCCCTTTTCTTCGTAGACTACGTTGGTGTAGCTATTTACCAGTATGGCTGCTCACTAGGCCACTATTTTTACTGTTCAGATCCAGTATGGAGGCACAGTCTAGTGGGTGTTGTTTTTCTGCCTGGTGCCGCGGTCCTGGCCTGGGTGTCCTGCACCAGCAGCTGCTACGCCAAATTCCGTTACCGCCGCCCGTACCCGCTCCGCCGGAAGATCTACCAGATCATTCCCACCAGCCTGGCGTACATGCTCGACATTAGCCCCGTTGCACACCGCCTGGTCACCAGATCTTGGGACGAGCCAGTGTTGGTGTTTCATGCCCTGCAAGTGGTGTTTTTCATGTTAGCGGCTCTGTTTTTCTCTTGTCCTTTTCCTGAGCGCTTCTTTCCAGGGAGGTGTGACATTGTGGGCCACGGACATCAGATCTTCCACATCTTCCTGGCTATGTGTACTATGTGCCAGCTGGAAGCAATGTTTAGAGACTTTCTGGTGCATCGGCAGTCTGTTGTAGATGTGCATGGAGAACATGTCATTATGCTGGCAGGAGGATTGTTCTTCTTGTTGTTGCTGTGCAGTGTTCTGACTGCAGTTCTTATGAGAGAAGCTGTGCAAAGGCAACTGAAGAAAAAAGACTGA
- the mcm3 gene encoding DNA replication licensing factor MCM3 has translation MAAEVVDDQEMREAQRDYLDFLDDDQDQGIYQSKVRQMISENKSRLIVNLNDLRRRNEQRAAKLLNNAFEELLAFQRALKDLVASIDATYAKQHEEFFIGLEGSFGSKHVSPRTLTSRLLGSMVCLEGIVTKCSLVRPKVVRSVHYCPATKKTMERKYTDMTSLDAFPSSAIYPTKDEENNPLETEFGLSIYKDHQTITVQEMPEKAPAGQLPRSVDIILDNDLVDAIKPGDRTQVIGTYRCLPGKKGGFTSGTFRTIMIACHVKQMSKEVFHYFSADDVAKIKSFCRTRSKNVFDQLARSLAPSIHGHEYIKKAILCMLLGGVEKILENGSRIRGDINVLLIGDPSVAKSQLLRYVLHTAPRAIPTTGRGSSGVGLTAAVTTDQETGERRLEAGAMVLGDRGVVCIDEFDKMSDMDRTAIHEVMEQGRVTIAKAGIHARLNARCSVLAAANPVYGRYDQYKTPMENIGLQDSLLSRFDLLFIMLDQMDPEQDREVSDHVLRIHRYRDPHEQDGAALSLGGAIDALATEDPDATQEEEEELQVYEKHNPLLHGSKKLKDRVVSKAFMRKYIHVAKALSPVLTQDAANHIAEEYARLRSQEQLGSDIARTSPVTARTLETLIRLSTAHAKARMSKVVELVDTEVAVELVQFAYFKKVLEKERKRSRNGEQDAASSEEEEEDEVQDTPRTQRKRRRHSERRASQGSEPYDPYDFNTETDVPQIQSPAPAGQDEEPMDTPDQNGHTELSDGRLKEFKTALLEVFRSSHAQSVGMIALMEGINKSCPSPFKETEARAALSRMQDDNQVMVADDIIFLI, from the exons atggctgCTGAAGTTGTGGACGATCAGGAAATGAGGGAGGCGCAGAGGGATTATCTGGATTTTCTTGACGATGAT CAAGACCAGGGCATTTATCAGAGCAAAGTGCGACAGATGATCAGCGAAAACAAATCCAGGCTCATTGTGAACCTCAACGACCTCCGCCGCCGCAACGAACAGCGAGCAGCCAA GCTACTGAATAATGCTTTTGAAGAGCTTCTGGCGTTCCAGCGTGCTCTGAAAGATCTGGTGGCTTCAATAGATGCCACTTATGCCAAGCAACACGAAGAGTTCTTCATCGGTCTGGAGGGCAGCTTTGGCAGCAAACACGTCTCCCCTCGAACCCTCACCTCTCGCCTGTTGGGTAGCATGGTGTGTTTGGAGGGCATAGTCACCAAAT GCTCATTGGTGCGTCCCAAAGTAGTACGCAGTGTGCACTACTGTCCAGCCACTAAGAAGACCATGGAGCGCAAATACACTGATATGACCTCTCTGGATGCCTTTCCTTCAAGTGCCATTTACCCCACCAAG GACGAGGAGAACAATCCACTGGAGACCGAGTTTGGTCTGTCCATCTATAAGGACCACCAGACCATCACAGTGCAGGAGATGCCAGAGAAAGCCCCTGCTGGTCAGCTGCCCCGCTCTGTGGACATCATCCTGGACAACGACTTGGTGGATGCTATAAAGCCAGGGGACCGTACGCAGGTGATCGGCACCTACCGCTGCCTGCCTGGCAAGAAGGGCGGATTCACCTCGGGTACCTTCAG GACCATCATGATCGCCTGCCATGTCAAACAGATGAGCAAAGAAGTCTTTCACTACTTCTCTGCAGATGATGTGGCTAAGATCAAGAGCTTCTGCAGAACTCGCTCTAAG AACGTGTTTGATCAGTTGGCTCGCTCCCTGGCCCCCAGTATTCATGGTCACGAGTACATAAAGAAGGCAATCCTGTGTATGCTTCTGGGAGGGGTGGAGAAGATTTTGGAGAATGGCTCACGCATTAGAGGAGACATCAATGTGCTTCTCATAG gtGACCCCTCAGTGGCCAAGTCTCAGCTGCTCCGGTACGTTCTGCACACTGCTCCTCGTGCCATTCCCACCACAGGCCGAGGCTCATCAGGTGTAGGTCTGACCGCAGCCGTCACCACTGACCAAGAGACAG GTGAGCGACGTCTTGAGGCTGGTGCCATGGTTTTGGGGGATCGCGGTGTGGTCTGCATTGATGAGTTTGACAAGATGTCAGATATGGATCGCACTGCTATCCATGAGGTCATGGAACAGGGCCGCGTCACCATCGCCAAGGCTGGCATCCACGCTCGACTGAACGCCCGCTGCAGTGTCCTGGCAGCTGCCAACCCCGTCTATGGCCGA TACGATCAGTATAAGACCCCCATGGAGAACATCGGTCTGCAGGACTCCTTGCTGTCTCGTTTTGATTTGCTCTTCATCATGCTGGATCAGATGGACCCAGAGCAGGACCGCGAGGTCTCTGACCACGTCTTGCGCATTCACCGCTACAGAGATCCTCATGAGCAGGATGGAGCCG ctctttctcttggtgGTGCAATCGATGCACTGGCCACTGAAGACCCTGATGCAACTcaggaggaagaagaggagcTACAAGTATATGAGAAACACAATCCACTCCTCCATGGCAGCAAAAAACTCAA GGACCGTGTGGTGAGTAAAGCGTTCATGAGGAAGTACATCCACGTTGCCAAGGCTCTTTCTCCTGTTCTGACTCAAGATGCAGCCAATCACATTGCAGAGGAGTACGCACGACTGCGCAGCCAGGAGCAGCTGGGCTCTGACATTGCACGG ACGTCACCGGTCACTGCTAGAACCCTGGAGACTTTGATCCGTCTTTCTACAGCTCATGCCAAAGCTCGCATGAGCAAAGTTGTGGAACTGGTGGACACAGAAGTTGCTGTGGAGCTTGTGCAGTTTGCCTATTTCAAGAAg GTTTTGGAGAAGGAACGTAAACGCTCTAGAAATGGAGAGCAAGATGCAGCCTCGtcggaggaagaggaggaagatgaAGTACAAGACACACCTCGAACACAGAGAAAAAG GAGGCGCCATTCTGAGCGCAGAGCATCTCAGGGCAGCGAGCCATATGATCCTTATGACTTTAATACTGAGACTGATGTACCACAAA TTCAGTCCCCCGCTCCTGCTGGGCAGGATGAGGAGCCAATGGACACTCCTGATCAGAACGGTCACACAGAGTTGTCTGATGGCAG GTTGAAGGAGTTCAAAACCGCATTGCTGGAGGTGTTCCGGTCTTCTCATGCTCAGTCAGTTGGCATGATTGCTCTGATGGAAGGCATCAACAAGAGCTGCCCATCACCGTTTAAAGAAACTGAGGCCCGTGCCGCCCTCAGCCGTATGCAGGATGACAACCAGGTTATGGTTGCCGACGACATCATCTTCcttatataa